In the genome of Deltaproteobacteria bacterium, one region contains:
- a CDS encoding branched-chain amino acid transaminase yields the protein MVQKADKIWFDGKLVPWDEAQVHVLTHTLHYGVGVFEGIRCYTCADGGSAVFRLEEHVDRLFLSAKINEMVIPFSQAEICQAILDTLKANKLAEGYVRPLSFIGAGAMGVFPGDNPIQTIIATWPWGAYLGAEALEKGIRVKTSTFTRHHVNVMMTKAKTCGNYVNSVLAKREALADGYNEALMLDAEGYVSEATGENVFIVRNGVIKTPPLGSILAGITRDSLMLLAEDLGYDVVEDRFTRDELYCADEAFFSGTAAEVTPIREVDRRVIGQGSRGPVTKALQDAYFRVLRGENPKYGKWLSRYSF from the coding sequence TTACGGCGTGGGCGTGTTCGAGGGCATCCGCTGTTACACCTGCGCGGATGGCGGTTCGGCCGTGTTCAGGCTGGAAGAGCATGTGGACCGGCTTTTTCTGTCGGCCAAGATCAATGAGATGGTCATTCCTTTTTCCCAGGCCGAAATCTGCCAGGCCATCCTGGACACCCTGAAGGCCAACAAGCTGGCCGAGGGTTATGTCCGTCCCCTGTCCTTCATCGGTGCCGGAGCCATGGGCGTATTTCCGGGCGACAATCCCATCCAGACCATCATCGCCACCTGGCCCTGGGGCGCGTATCTGGGGGCCGAAGCCCTGGAAAAGGGCATCCGGGTCAAGACCTCGACCTTCACCCGGCATCACGTCAACGTCATGATGACCAAGGCCAAGACCTGCGGCAACTACGTCAATTCGGTCCTGGCCAAGCGCGAGGCCCTGGCCGACGGCTACAACGAGGCCCTCATGCTCGACGCCGAGGGCTATGTGTCCGAGGCCACGGGCGAGAATGTCTTCATTGTCCGAAACGGCGTCATCAAGACTCCGCCCCTGGGCTCCATCCTGGCCGGAATAACCAGGGATTCCCTGATGCTTCTGGCCGAGGACCTGGGCTATGACGTGGTCGAGGACCGCTTCACCCGCGATGAACTGTACTGCGCCGACGAGGCCTTTTTCAGCGGCACTGCCGCCGAGGTCACGCCCATTCGCGAGGTGGATCGGCGCGTCATTGGCCAGGGGAGCCGTGGCCCGGTGACCAAGGCCTTGCAGGACGCCTATTTCAGGGTGTTGCGCGGCGAAAATCCGAAATACGGCAAATGGTTGAGCCGTTACAGCTTCTAG